A genomic region of Cannabis sativa cultivar Pink pepper isolate KNU-18-1 chromosome 1, ASM2916894v1, whole genome shotgun sequence contains the following coding sequences:
- the LOC115706149 gene encoding uroporphyrinogen decarboxylase, translating into MLKLQIPNSPSNMSCLYSYNSIPTFSVLSSPSCTRSRFTSKPRINCTLGGTVAEPKVTSVAEPLLLNAVRGEDVERPPVWLMRQAGRYMKSYQTLCEKHPSFRERSENVDLVVEISLQPWKVFKPDGVILFSDILTPLSGMNIPFDIVKGKGPIIFDPLRTAEDVDQVREFVPEDSVPYVGEALTILRKEVDNEAAVLGFVGAPFTLASYVVEGGSSKHFTKIKRLAFSQPKVLHALLQKFASSMAKYVQYQADNGAQAVQIFDSWATELSPVDFEEFSLPYLKQIVDTVKQTHPNLPLILYASGSGGLLERLALTGVDVVSLDWTVDMAEGRKRLGSNIAVQGNIDPGVLFGSKEFITDRINDTVKKAGRGKHILNLGHGIVVGTPEENVAHFFEVAKNLRY; encoded by the exons ATGTTAAAGCTTCAAATTCCCAATTCTCCGTCCAACATGTCCTGTTTGTACAGTTATAACTCCATACCCACTTTCTCTGTTCTCTCTTCGCCTTCCTGTACAAGATCCAGATTCACTTCCAAGCCCCGAATCAACTGTACCCTCGGAG GGACTGTGGCAGAACCTAAAGTTACATCTGTGGCAGAGCCACTATTGCTTAACGCTGTTCGTGGGGAAGATGTTGAAAGGCCCCCAGTTTGGCTAATGAGGCAAGCAGGGAGGTACATGAAG AGTTATCAAACTCTCTGCGAGAAGCATCCTTCATTTCGGGAAAGATCAGAGAATGTTGATCTTGTGGTGGAAATTTCATTACAGCCTTGGAAGGTTTTCAAACCTGATGGG GTTATTTTGTTCTCAGACATTTTAACCCCTCTTTCTGGGATGAACATACCATTTGACATTGTGAAGGGTAAGGGTCCTATCATATTCGATCCACTACGCACAGCTGAGGATGTTGATCAAGTAAGAGAGTTCGTTCCAGAAGATTCAGTTCCATATGTTGGAGAAGCACTAACAATTTTGCGGAAAGAG GTAGATAATGAGGCTGCAGTGCTTGGTTTTGTTGGAGCTCCTTTCACCTTGGCATCATACGTAGTTGAAGGAGGTTCATCAAAGCATTTCACAAAAATTAAGAGATTAGCGTTCTCTCAGCCCAAG GTACTTCATGCATTACTTCAGAAATTCGCTTCTTCCATGGCAAAATATGTTCAGTATCAAGCTGATAATGGAGCTCAAGCTGTTCAGATCTTTGATTCATGGGCCACAGAACTAAGTCCTGTAGATTTTGAGGAATTCAGTCTTCCATACTTGAAGCAGATTGTCGACACTGTGAAACAAACACATCCAAACCTTCCCCTTATCCTTTATGCAAGTGGCTCCGGTGGGTTGCTTGAGAGATTGGCTTTGACTGGTGTAGATGTTGTTAGCTTGGATTGGACGGTTGATATGGCTGAAGGTAGGAAGCGATTAGGATCAAATATAGCCGTACAGGGTAATATTGATCCTGGTGTTCTTTTTGGTTCCAAAGAATTCATCACTGACCGAATAAATGATACCGTGAAGAAAGCTGGTAGAGGAAAACATATTTTGAATCTTGGTCATGGAATTGTAGTAGGTACACCTGAAGAGAATGTAGCTCATTTCTTTGAGGTTGCTAAGAACCTCAGATACTAA